The segment AATTAAGTAGGGATGTACAGTTGCAGTCGAAGCTTTTCTTCAAGAAATAGACAAACAAATTACATAAATCCCAATTGATGCTTTGATGCCATAGCTGAAATGTGAAGAAACTATTCCTGGCTTGCCGTATACACTCGTCAAGTGATTGAATTATTGCGTTCATGAAACCAATTTTTGTGAAGAtggacataaaaatataaagaacagCAATTAATCCGACTAGCAACTCATCATCCATGTACGTTTGCATTCTGATTGGCATTCCTCAACTTCTGTGCTCTTCTCACATCTCATATTTCTATGATGATTTCACTTTGGGTAAGTACCAAGTACTCTCTATTCATTCAAACAAGTTTTTGATCAATGGGACTCTTTTACCTTTTCCTCCAGGACCTTGAGAAGTATGCAGGTCCCGATGCCGTGCAAGAGTGGAAAAAGCTTCTTGTGAGTTGTGCCAGTTTTCCTCCCCTTAATGAATACATGTTCCATTACTAAGATTTATGTTGCTAAGATTTCATACTATATAGTATGTATGTATACCAGTAGTTTTCGCTCTCAAGAATTAACCATCAAGCTGAATGCATTCTTTGAGGATATCAGTCATCTAAGTTTGCATGGTTCTCAACTTATCTTGAAAGTGTAATGTAAAAGAtcagaaaggaagaaagaaatacATTTGTAACACTATTTTCTCGACGTTTCCAAACttcaaaaccatttttttgTGCCATTGTGTAGTTTGGGACCTGTGACTCTCGGGAGCAAGTTTCTTCCTTCAGAGCAGCTACTTCATGAATTGCTCaaagtgggttttttttttatgtagtttttCTCCAAGGATTTTGCTCTCTGGAAACATATATCTAGTACATGATATCTTTGTCTGATCACTGCATGCTAAACCAATTATTCAGAGATGAGCTAATggggttgatatttttttttttgcttataaacaTTTCACAAGTAAATAGTATGGTTTCATGTCAATTGCGTCACAACCATCTAGCCATCTGTTGTTGATCAATATCTTTAGATGCTAAATGCAATTCTATCGCAGGATGCGATACTTCCACTTTCTTCTGCTGCAATGGCTCTTCCTCCTTTATCTATTCGAGGTGATTTTGGTGTTCTTTCCACTGCTGCCGCTAGATATGCACCCTCTCTATTGAAATCCTTTCTGCAGATGGGACCTCAGGGAGCTTTAGGTGCTACAAAGCTTCTTAGGCCTTTCTCAGAAATCATTGACTCATTGGAGCTGAAAGACCCTTTTATACGAAACTGGGTGGACCTTCTGGCATTCCTTCTTGCAGGGGTGAAATCTAATGGTATACTCTCAGCAGAGATGGtaactattttataatttaatttctgatATTTTCCACAGAAATTCTTTGAGACTTCTTCTAGATGGGATGCAGAAAAAACCATGTTATACTCTCAGCAGAGATGGTAActaatcattttcttcatgatttcctGTGGGAGATTGTACCATTCGTTTGAATAAGTACATGTCACCAATAGCTCTAACTTGAAGCAAAAATGCTAGTGGCGTCGAGCATGTGCACTGCCTTCACAGAGAAGTTCTCCTTTGATCTTTCCTCTGCAAAAGACTGTTTTCCCATTGATTTTCAATTCAGTGTGGTAGAACTGTTATTCGGGGAGCGATTGCGCATGCTTGGGTGACATGATACAAATTCTTGTGTCGCAACTGCACATATAAAGTTATATGATCTTGATGTGTTGATTTTCTGGATGAATTCAGCAAATATGCAAGATGTCTTTTAAGAGTCTAGGACCATTAACAGCTCAACTGTTTATTTGGAAATTAAAAATCGGTCATCTcccttatttctttttattacatcttaaaaaattcatgataGATTTGCtccttttataattaataacatgctcattttccttttccaatTTTTCAAGGCTTGTGTCTGTAGAAAAAAGTTTTGATATACTCTTCCTTTTCCAATCTGATATGACGATAACTTGCCTTTCTTTCCCTCTTTGTTTCAGATTTACATGTTTGCAGAATGGTATAAGCCAGGTTGCAGTCTTGAGTACCCTCTTCATGGAACTGGGGCCCTAGTTGATGCCCTTGTCAGAGGACTGCAAAAGTTTGGTGGACGGCTTTCTCTAAGAAGTCATGTAGAAGAGATTGTTGTCGAAAACAATAGAGCCACTGGAGTCAAGCTAAGAAGCGGTCAAGTGAGTAGATTGAACTCTTACATGAATTGGTTGCTAAACAAGAACCTATCGTATCAACACCTCTATACTTGTATGCTGCAGTTTATACGTGCTAAAAAGGCTGTAATCAGCAATGCATCCATGTGGGACACTTCAAATCTGTTGCCCAAGGAAGTTCTTCCAAAGTCATATCTGGACAGGATCAACACAACACCTCAGTGTGAATCATTCATGCATCTCCATTTGGGTTTTGATGCAGAGGCgaggatattaattttttatttttcaaattctatttttattcatatttcaattcttttctaGTTTACAGCTTTAAGCCGCAATACTGATATCGTCATCTTTCATCTTCCGTTTTCAAATTGCTTTACTGATCAGTGTATAAAAAAAGACTTGGGGATTCATCACATCGTTGTTAATGATTGGAGTGGAGGAGTCGATGCAGATCAAAATGTTGTCTTGATATCTGTTCCTAGTGTGCTTAGTCCAGATTTAGCACCCCCTGGAAAACATCTATTACACGCTTACACACCAGGAACTGAGCCATTTGAATTGTGGGAAGGACTCGATCGTAGAAGTGCTGAGTACAAACAACTCAAAGCTGAGCGGTCAGAGGTATGCATGCAGTAACTGACTTATCCCATCATTGACTGCTTATGCTGCCTTTTCATAATGATCTCCTAACAGGTTCGTTGAGGTTGAACAGCACCTGGAGCCATTAATTTAGTTGGAGCCATTAATTTAGTTGATTAATAGCAACATATTTTCACTTTATCATGTTTGGTTTCACTGATTGATTCATCAGTAGACttcttcaaaaacaaaacttgagccAAGCTATTGTTAGGGATCAATGAAAAGTGAAGTTACACCCGCTGCTGATGATCTTATTTTCCTGCTGTTTAAATCAGTTTATACTAGAGAAGGAGAAGTTGTGATCTTAAATTCCTACTGCTGTTTTGTTGGTTGTGAGACAGGTTATGTGGAGGGCGGTGGAGCGTGCCCTTGGTCCAGGCTTCAGCCGCGAGAAATGCGAGGTGAAGTTAGTTGGAACTCCATTGACACATAAGAGATTTCTTCGAAGGAACAGAGGAACTTATGGACCAGCTATTGAAGCTGGGAAAAATACCTTTCCTGGCCATTCAACTCCCATATCCCAGCTTTATTGTTGTGGAGATTCTACTTTTCCTGGCATTGGAGTCCCGGCAGTTGCTGCTAGTGGCGCCATTGTTGCTAACTCACTAGTTTCTGTATCTCAACATTCCCAGCTTCTCGACGCGATTGGGATTTAAATGTTTTGGTGAGTTCATTTTTCTCCTTcacaaaattttattgattttgaacttGAATGTTCTTGCTTTACGCATATCAATGTATACGTTGTACCGCAACTTAATTTATGTGCAAAAAAAGTCCCTTTGAACACTGAATGTAGCAACAGAAGAAACATGAACATAAACAGGACTACGTTATCTTTATGAAAAGTTGTTTCCAGTGGGAGCCTCGACTGATAATTTCCCGCAACACAAGAGACAACAGATATAGAAAGgacaaaaatatgtttggtcaaaaataatttgcaagtaAATTTCTGTTCTCAAAACAGGAGATACAAGGAGATCCGCCTCTTCTATCTCAATGCAGCAACCAAACAGGGTTTCGTTTTggtaaacattaaaaataaataaccccGACAGCTTGTAGATCGACTCGGATGCAAGCGAGATATTCTATCTATATTTTACGGTGCCTGTGGACGCAGGTACTCATGCAAGCACTCACACCAATGCACGCATGGAGAGAGGAGGAGGGGTTGGTTACTCAAGAGCACAATTGCCCCTTGAAGGTGACTCTGTGGGATCTATTCAAAAGTCTTAAAAGTTGGTGTTAAAAGCTTGCCTAGACATGTTGTAGTCTTTTTAGCCCCATATAATTAAAATCCCTTTGCTTTTCCACTTCACATTTTATCGTATGATTACTGTCCCACTAGGTTTTGAATTCTATGGAACTGTAAATGAATGGAGGACCCTCCCAGTTCTCCCACTCATgacaagaaggaaagaaaaaaaacttgtgcgCTTTAGGCTCCAAAGTCCAACCAGTAATGCACATGAAGCAGACAAATAAGAAAGGTAAAAAGGGCAGCCAATATTCAACAGGAGTGCTCATGTCTCCATTGACGC is part of the Populus nigra chromosome 8, ddPopNigr1.1, whole genome shotgun sequence genome and harbors:
- the LOC133702089 gene encoding prolycopene isomerase, chloroplastic gives rise to the protein MTFSVFPNRSHFLSFNSESPPTLKKSVFARTSSNAQTPSSAGSLLVNDYKPFPGKPEADVVVIGSGIGGLCCAGLLARYQQDVLVLESHDRPGGAAHSFEIKGYKFDSGPSLFSGFQSRGPQANPLAQVLDALGESIPCVNYDSWMVYVPEGEFLSRIGPTEFYKDLEKYAGPDAVQEWKKLLDAILPLSSAAMALPPLSIRGDFGVLSTAAARYAPSLLKSFLQMGPQGALGATKLLRPFSEIIDSLELKDPFIRNWVDLLAFLLAGVKSNGILSAEMIYMFAEWYKPGCSLEYPLHGTGALVDALVRGLQKFGGRLSLRSHVEEIVVENNRATGVKLRSGQFIRAKKAVISNASMWDTSNLLPKEVLPKSYLDRINTTPQCESFMHLHLGFDAECIKKDLGIHHIVVNDWSGGVDADQNVVLISVPSVLSPDLAPPGKHLLHAYTPGTEPFELWEGLDRRSAEYKQLKAERSEVMWRAVERALGPGFSREKCEVKLVGTPLTHKRFLRRNRGTYGPAIEAGKNTFPGHSTPISQLYCCGDSTFPGIGVPAVAASGAIVANSLVSVSQHSQLLDAIGI